A window of Cryptomeria japonica chromosome 3, Sugi_1.0, whole genome shotgun sequence contains these coding sequences:
- the LOC131061559 gene encoding peroxisome biogenesis protein 7 encodes MPVFRTAFNGYAVKFSPFVETRLAVATAQNFGIIGNGRQHVLELTPNGIVEYCAFDTADGLYDCTWSESNENLVVSASGDGSVKIWDLARPPAANPIGSLEEHAREVYSIDWNAVRKDSFLSGSWDDTIRLWTIDRPQSMRVFREHTYCVYAAVWNPRHADVFASASGDCTARVWDVREPNSTIIIPAHDHEILSCDWNKYNDCMLVTGSVDKLIKVWDVRTYRTPVTVLQGHTYAIRRVKFSPHQESLIASCSYDMTMCMWDYKAPEDALLERYDHHTEFAVGMDMSVLVEGLLASTGWDETVYVWQFGMDPRAL; translated from the coding sequence ATGCCTGTGTTTCGGACTGCCTTTAATGGATATGCAGTCAAGTTTAGCCCCTTTGTGGAGACTCGTTTGGCTGTGGCAACGGCCCAGAATTTTGGTATCATCGGCAATGGTCGGCAGCATGTCCTGGAACTTACTCCGAATGGAATCGTTGAGTATTGTGCTTTTGATACAGCAGATGGGCTGTACGATTGTACATGGTCTGAGTCCAATGAAAATCTAGTTGTTTCGGCCAGTGGCgatggtagtgtcaaaatttgggACTTGGCACGCCCTCCTGCTGCAAATCCAATTGGTAGTCTGGAAGAACATGCTCGTGAAGTTTACTCTATTGATTGGAATGCTGTTAGAAAAGACAGTTTCTTAAGTGGTTCTTGGGATGATACAATCAGGCTCTGGACAATTGATAGACCCCAGTCCATGCGTGTATTTAGAGAACATACTTATTGTGTCTATGCGGCAGTTTGGAACCCAAGACATGCAGATGTGTTCGCTTCGGCTTCAGGGGATTGCACTGCGAGGGTTTGGGATGTGAGAGAACCCAATTCAACAATCATAATTCCAGCTCACGATCACGAGATTCTCTCTTGTGATTGGAACAAATACAATGACTGTATGCTTGTGACTGGGTCTGTTGATAAACTGATAAAGGTATGGGATGTCAGGACATACAGGACTCCAGTTACAGTTTTGCAAGGACATACATATGCAATCCGGAGGGTCAAATTTTCGCCCCATCAGGAAAGTCTTATTGCATCTTGCTCTTACGATATGACTATGTGTATGTGGGATTATAAAGCTCCAGAGGATGCTCTTCTAGAGCGTTATGATCATCATACTGAGTTTGCTGTAGGAATGGATATGAGTGTTCTTGTGGAAGGTCTACTGGCAAGCACTGGATGGGATGAAACTGTTTATGTCTGGCAGTTTGGAATGGATCCTCGAGCTTTATAA